The sequence AGCTTACCTTTTCTGCCAACGCCACTTCCCTTTGCCAGGTCGCATTGAGATGGGAAGCATGGTGCGAGTGGACCGCCCCCTTATCCCAACGGAAGCAATACGCGAAATACTGGTTAATGCCTTGATACACCGGGACTATACCATTGCGGGCGGAGCCATATCGCTTGCTATTTTTGATGACCGGGTTGAAGTCTGGAGCGCCGGCACTTTACCAGCGGGCATAACCCCTGCCGCCTTATCCCGCGAGCATCAATCAATTCAACGCAACCCTATTATTGCCGAAGTTTTCCATCGCGCTGGGCTTATAGAAAAGTGGGGACGAGGAACAAACCGCGTGATTGAGCAGTGCCGTAAACATGGCATCCCTCCACCCAAATTTCACGAAATAACCGGCGCGACAGTCGTTAAGTTTAGAGTCAATGTTGGACGTACCATACAAGTCACCGAACAAGTCGCCATACAAGTCACCGAACAAGTCGTTGCGCTCTTAAAGGCTGCCCATGAGCCGCATTCCAGCAAAAAACTTCAAGAAATTATCAAATTGAAAAATCGCCCCCACTTCCAAATGGCCTACCTTGAACCTCTTTTGGCTGCTGGCTGGCTTGAAATGACCATTCCCGGAAAGCCCAACAGCCGCCTTCAACGTTACCGCACAACCGCGTCTGGCGCCACGGCGCTTACAAGAAATAAATTTTGAGAAAATTCAGGAGACGCGGAGATAAGTTAGCTGTCCCCAGAATTTCCACGTGGGCGACACGGCTCGCCAGGATTCTAAGGTAGAGTCGGCCGGAAGTCTCCAAGACCGCATTCTGGCGGCCGTTCGCAACGGCCCATTATCGAAAGCCCATTACCGGACCAGCTTACCCCAATCATTCGAAGAGTCTCCAAATTGTGGAATGACAATGCAGTTCTCTTTTTACCGACGCGCTTGCCTTTGGATGCAGTTACTGGCACATTTTGTTCCAGAAAATCTGGGATAATCAGCTTCTTGCGGTTGGGTAAACGCGCAGCTCGAAACCAAAGCGGTCTTTTATCCAGATGGAGGAGTGGGGGGATTTTGAAATCTGTCCCGTCCTCTTCGAATAAAAAGACTTCGAAGCCGAGCCGCGCGCTGAAATGCCAAAATCTAACCCATGATTAAACAGGGGCATCTCATTATCCACCGCCATCAAAGCCGTGTCCTGCGCGGGAATCCTTTAAAAGACCCAACGGAGCGCAACCTTCATATCTACCTGCCTCCGGGCTATGATTCCAGCCGCCGCTACCCGGCTCTTTTGGCGGTCGTCGGTTTTACGGGAACAGGCGGGCAGCTCTTCAATATCGATCCCTTGGGCGAAGGCTTGAAATTGCGCCTCGACCGTCTGATCATTTCCGGGAAATGCCCGCCGGTCATCGTCGCTGCGCCGGACTGCTTCACGCGCTTGGGCGGCAATCAATACATCAATTCTTCGGCCACCGGGCCTTACGAAGATTATCTGTTGAAAGAAATCATCCCCTTCGTCAATGAGCGCTACTCGACCGGGCATTGGGGCGTGTTCGGAAAATCCTCGGGCGGTTACGGGTCCATCGTCCTGGGCATGAGGAACCCGGATGTGTTCAAAGCGTTGGCCGATCATTCCGGGGATTCGAATTTTGAGCTCTCCTATATTCCCGACGTCTCCAACGCCTTGGACGCGTTCCGTAAAGCGGGCGGCCCGACGAAATGGCTGAAAATTTTTTGGGCCGACCCTAATCGTCACCGGGGAATCCATATGCGGCCGTTGAATATCCTGGCCATGGCCGCGCATTATTCCCCGAATCCCAAATCGCCTCATCTGGGCATCGACTTCCCTTTTGATCTTGACACCGGCGTTTTCCGGCCCGATGTTTGGAAGCGCTGGCAAAACTGGGATCCGGTGCGCATGGTCAAGCGATACGCCAACAATCTGAAAAAACTTCGTCTGATTTACATCGACTGCGGCACAAAAGACGAATTCAACCTTCATTGGGGGGCGCGGGCTTTAGCCGCCGAGATGAAACGCCGCGGCATCAAGCGCCGCCATGAAGAATTCAACGACGGGCATATGAGCATCAACTATCGCTACGATATCAGCCTGCCGCTTTTGGCCAAGGCGCTGCGTTGATGAATACGACAATCGCAGCGCCGCTGAAGTCTTCATCCGCCGGTCATCGCCGGCGGCTGCGCCGGCGATTGGAAAACGGCGGCTTAAACGGTTTCCAAGATTATGAAATCCTGGAAATTCTCTTGACCTATGCCATCGCCAGGAAAGACACCAAACCGCCGGCTAAAGCCCTGCTCCAAGAATTTAAAAGCTTGGCCGGGGTTTTCGACGCCGGCCCCAAGGAACTTGAGCGCGTTCCCGGAATCGGGCCGCGCGCCGCTCAATTGCTGGGCCTAATCAAAAACGTGGCCGGCGCTTATTTAAAAAATCGCATTGAAAAACAACATTTGCTCAATAATCCGGCCGGCGTCGCGGATTATTGCCGCCTGACGCTGGCGGGCAAAGGCCACGAACTGGTGCTCGCTCTTTTCCTTGATGCGCGCAACCGCTTGATCGCGGAAAAAACCGTGGGCCAGGGAACCATCGACCAAGCTCCTGTCTATCCGAGACGAATCGTGGAGGAAGCCCTATCCTGCCGCGCCTCAGGGCTGATCCTGGTGCACAATCACCCCAGCGGGCAGCCCGACCCTTCGCTGGAAGACAAGGCATTGACCCGAAAAATCGCCCGGACCGCGCAAGCGCTTGATTTGCGTTTTCTCGATCACATCATCGTGGGCCGGGAGGGTTACTTCAGCTTCCGGGAATCGAACTTTTTTGAAGAAACTTCAGCTTAAATAACGTTCGCAAATCCCAAGTCGTAACGGCTCCGGTCATCCGGCGTCTGAAAGAGATAAAGGGGACGCCGGCGGCGCGAGCGGCTTGTTGATCAAAAATCGAATCGCCGATCATTAACGCATCCTTGGACGAGACGCCCAGTTTTTGAAGCGCCTCGTTGACCATCTCAGGATGCGGTTTATGATTTTTAACATCGTCGCCCGCGATCACAATATCTAATAAAGAAAAAAGCTTGGCCTGCTTAAGCACCTTCAAGGCGATGCGGCGGTTGGAATTGGTGACGCAGGCGATTTTTATTTTTTTCTTATCCAAAGCGCGAAGCAAGGACAGCGCGCCTGGGATGGGTCGAATAAGCGGGATGTGCTTTAAGAAAAGACGGCTGTAAAGACGCTCCAGATCGTCCGGGTTTTCCCGGCCCTGCATATAGTTTTCGCTGTCCGCAGATGTCCCCTGCCCGAAATCCGCCTTGAAGCGGCGAAAAGAAACTTGAGGATAGCCCAGTTGCCGCAAGGCTTCGTTGACCGTGGCCCGCCAGGCGCGCAAACTATCGATCAAGACGCCGTCCATGTCGAAGAGCAC comes from Elusimicrobiota bacterium and encodes:
- a CDS encoding HAD family hydrolase, translating into MKLKFKAVLFDMDGVLIDSLRAWRATVNEALRQLGYPQVSFRRFKADFGQGTSADSENYMQGRENPDDLERLYSRLFLKHIPLIRPIPGALSLLRALDKKKIKIACVTNSNRRIALKVLKQAKLFSLLDIVIAGDDVKNHKPHPEMVNEALQKLGVSSKDALMIGDSIFDQQAARAAGVPFISFRRRMTGAVTTWDLRTLFKLKFLQKSSIPGS
- a CDS encoding esterase; translation: MIKQGHLIIHRHQSRVLRGNPLKDPTERNLHIYLPPGYDSSRRYPALLAVVGFTGTGGQLFNIDPLGEGLKLRLDRLIISGKCPPVIVAAPDCFTRLGGNQYINSSATGPYEDYLLKEIIPFVNERYSTGHWGVFGKSSGGYGSIVLGMRNPDVFKALADHSGDSNFELSYIPDVSNALDAFRKAGGPTKWLKIFWADPNRHRGIHMRPLNILAMAAHYSPNPKSPHLGIDFPFDLDTGVFRPDVWKRWQNWDPVRMVKRYANNLKKLRLIYIDCGTKDEFNLHWGARALAAEMKRRGIKRRHEEFNDGHMSINYRYDISLPLLAKALR
- the radC gene encoding DNA repair protein RadC yields the protein MNTTIAAPLKSSSAGHRRRLRRRLENGGLNGFQDYEILEILLTYAIARKDTKPPAKALLQEFKSLAGVFDAGPKELERVPGIGPRAAQLLGLIKNVAGAYLKNRIEKQHLLNNPAGVADYCRLTLAGKGHELVLALFLDARNRLIAEKTVGQGTIDQAPVYPRRIVEEALSCRASGLILVHNHPSGQPDPSLEDKALTRKIARTAQALDLRFLDHIIVGREGYFSFRESNFFEETSA